From one Paeniglutamicibacter psychrophenolicus genomic stretch:
- a CDS encoding FliI/YscN family ATPase, translating to MSLDTSSWTGLGAALSAAGPVPMGVVSSVVGLGLEVAGLNAPVGTVLHIGDGKVPAEVVAARRDTLHCMPLGALDEIQVGDFVHSSGTAAYIPVGTGLLGRVLNGLGAPIDGKGALGEHTMVPMENQAPAALERSRITDPLQLGVRVMDTLTAVGAGQRIGLFAGSGVGKSSLLSMIARGTAAQINVIALVGERGREVREFLEEDLGSTGLARSIVVVSTADEPARMRLRAAFVATRIAEHFRESGAQVLLMMDSLTRVAMAQREIGLSAGEPPATRGYPPSTFSLLARLLERAGTSASGSITGIYTVLVDGDDHNEPIADATRSLLDGHIVLDRKLAISGHFPSIDALASVSRVASKVTTRDQARAAGTLRKVLAARRSVQDLLDVGAYQRGSNPLADAAVDHESAINNFLQQRLEEPVPSARSWVELEALLLSMGVS from the coding sequence ATGAGCCTGGATACGAGTTCCTGGACGGGCCTTGGCGCCGCGCTTTCAGCGGCAGGACCGGTGCCCATGGGGGTCGTCTCCTCCGTGGTGGGCCTGGGCCTGGAGGTCGCCGGGCTCAACGCCCCGGTGGGCACGGTGCTGCACATCGGGGACGGGAAGGTCCCCGCCGAGGTCGTGGCCGCCCGCCGAGACACCCTGCATTGCATGCCGCTGGGCGCCCTGGATGAGATCCAGGTGGGCGACTTCGTGCACAGCAGCGGCACCGCGGCCTACATCCCGGTCGGCACAGGCCTGCTGGGACGGGTGCTGAACGGACTTGGCGCGCCAATCGACGGCAAGGGCGCACTGGGGGAGCACACCATGGTGCCCATGGAGAACCAGGCACCGGCCGCCCTGGAACGCAGCAGGATCACCGACCCGTTGCAACTGGGGGTCCGGGTCATGGACACGCTCACCGCGGTGGGTGCCGGGCAACGCATCGGCCTGTTCGCCGGGTCCGGCGTCGGCAAGTCCTCGCTGCTGTCCATGATTGCCCGCGGCACCGCCGCGCAAATCAACGTCATCGCCCTGGTCGGCGAGCGCGGGCGCGAGGTGCGCGAGTTCCTCGAGGAGGACCTCGGCTCTACGGGCCTGGCCCGCTCCATCGTCGTGGTTTCCACCGCGGACGAGCCGGCCCGGATGCGCCTGCGGGCGGCCTTCGTCGCCACCCGCATCGCCGAGCATTTCCGCGAATCCGGTGCGCAGGTGCTGCTGATGATGGACTCGCTCACCCGCGTGGCCATGGCCCAGCGCGAGATCGGGCTCTCCGCAGGCGAGCCCCCGGCAACCCGCGGCTACCCGCCCTCGACCTTCTCGTTGCTGGCCAGGCTCCTGGAACGTGCAGGGACCTCGGCGTCCGGCTCGATCACCGGGATCTACACGGTGCTGGTGGACGGGGACGACCACAACGAACCCATCGCCGATGCGACCCGCTCGCTGTTGGACGGGCACATCGTGCTTGACCGCAAACTGGCCATCTCCGGGCATTTCCCCTCCATCGACGCCCTGGCTTCGGTCTCGCGCGTCGCCTCGAAGGTCACCACCCGGGACCAGGCCCGGGCCGCAGGGACGCTGCGCAAGGTCTTGGCCGCGCGGCGTTCGGTGCAGGACCTGCTCGACGTGGGCGCATACCAGCGCGGCAGCAACCCGCTGGCCGATGCCGCGGTCGACCATGAGTCGGCCATCAATAACTTCTTGCAGCAACGGCTCGAGGAACCGGTGCCCAGCGCCCGGTCCTGGGTCGAGCTTGAAGCGCTGCTGCTTTCCATGGGGGTGTCCTGA
- a CDS encoding FliH/SctL family protein — translation MSSDAQEFEPVHFSVLAPSPGDRRENDASQAHGYATGYAQGIRAAEAVARAAREKAARTAAEAEAARAVEHADALRALTGAAAALHARTVPVLEAASGVLVESALLLAEKIVGRELSNDRFGAKAALDRAMTGIDAATVRQVRMNPQDLALLELDTVPGTSIALLPDPTLARGDALTSFEAGFLDARISTAFERAATALQSGIA, via the coding sequence ATGTCCTCTGACGCCCAGGAATTCGAACCGGTGCACTTCAGCGTGCTGGCACCCTCGCCCGGGGACCGGCGGGAGAACGACGCCTCGCAGGCGCACGGCTATGCCACCGGCTACGCACAGGGCATCCGCGCCGCCGAAGCCGTGGCACGGGCCGCACGCGAGAAAGCGGCGCGAACGGCCGCCGAGGCCGAGGCCGCGCGGGCGGTCGAGCACGCCGACGCGTTGCGCGCCCTGACCGGTGCCGCGGCGGCGTTGCACGCACGCACCGTCCCGGTGCTGGAAGCGGCCTCCGGTGTGCTGGTGGAATCCGCCCTGCTGCTTGCGGAAAAGATCGTCGGCAGGGAGCTGTCCAACGACCGCTTCGGGGCCAAGGCCGCACTGGACCGCGCCATGACCGGCATCGACGCGGCCACCGTGCGCCAGGTGCGGATGAACCCGCAGGATCTGGCCCTGCTGGAACTGGACACCGTGCCGGGCACCTCGATCGCGCTGCTCCCCGATCCAACGCTGGCCCGCGGGGACGCGCTGACCTCCTTCGAGGCCGGATTCCTCGACGCACGCATCTCCACCGCGTTCGAGCGGGCAGCCACCGCCCTGCAGAGCGGAATCGCATGA
- the fliG gene encoding flagellar motor switch protein FliG yields the protein MKQEPSNGARKLTGTQKVAIVLMQLDQHHAAEVMRQFSEFEADEIAAELVRLRRVDAVSVEDTIDEIHEMATSGKPTARGGRDVAAGLLEASFGSEKATTVMNRLSSSMSGMTFEFLDGSDPAHIASLLDGELPQTVALVLAHLRPEVASVVLAGFEGPARTDTARALATMGTAVPEAVRVVAEELKKRTGSVMTSHEPLETVGGIQPLVDILNRSDVTMEKDLLASLDERDPELAEEVRSRMLSFADLVKFERRDVQRVLRGVDPTTLAFALKGAAAEVEETIRANISDRTKEILDAEISSMGKVRLSQVEEARADVVQSIRALEASGEITIKRGEEDDYVL from the coding sequence ATGAAGCAGGAACCGAGCAATGGCGCCCGGAAGCTGACCGGCACCCAAAAGGTTGCCATTGTGTTGATGCAGCTGGACCAACACCACGCGGCCGAGGTCATGCGCCAATTCAGCGAGTTCGAGGCGGACGAGATCGCCGCGGAGCTGGTGCGCCTGCGCCGGGTCGACGCCGTGTCCGTCGAGGACACCATCGATGAGATCCACGAGATGGCCACCTCCGGCAAACCCACCGCACGCGGGGGCCGCGACGTGGCGGCGGGCCTGCTGGAGGCTTCCTTTGGCAGCGAGAAGGCCACCACGGTGATGAACCGACTCTCCTCCTCGATGTCCGGGATGACCTTCGAGTTCCTCGACGGCAGCGACCCGGCGCACATCGCCTCGCTGCTCGACGGCGAACTGCCGCAGACCGTCGCATTGGTGCTGGCCCACCTGCGTCCCGAGGTCGCTTCGGTGGTGCTGGCCGGGTTCGAAGGCCCGGCCCGCACCGACACCGCCAGGGCCCTGGCCACCATGGGCACCGCGGTGCCCGAGGCCGTGCGCGTGGTCGCCGAGGAATTGAAGAAGCGCACCGGATCGGTGATGACGAGCCACGAACCGCTCGAGACGGTCGGCGGGATCCAGCCCCTGGTGGATATCCTGAACCGCTCGGACGTCACGATGGAGAAGGACCTGCTGGCCTCACTTGACGAACGGGACCCCGAACTGGCCGAGGAAGTGCGCTCGCGCATGCTCTCCTTTGCGGACCTGGTCAAGTTCGAACGCCGCGACGTGCAGCGCGTGCTGCGCGGGGTCGACCCGACCACGCTGGCCTTCGCGCTCAAGGGTGCGGCGGCCGAGGTCGAGGAAACCATCCGCGCCAACATCTCCGACCGCACCAAGGAAATCCTTGACGCGGAAATCTCCTCCATGGGCAAGGTACGTCTCTCGCAGGTCGAGGAAGCACGCGCAGACGTCGTCCAGTCGATCCGGGCGCTGGAAGCCAGCGGCGAGATCACCATCAAGCGCGGCGAGGAAGATGATTATGTCCTCTGA
- a CDS encoding C40 family peptidase, whose product MSFTDMASRIGAIQGTLARVSGTTATASPEPLSTGTGTAATMYAGGTTGTNSALSAAPSTPAAFTQALQEAMASPAVPAPKTAPPAPAPFVAPGSGAAVAKPDAVRNEPQARAGGVAGSDVVAAAKKYLGVPYVWGGNNPKIGLDCSSFVQHTFRDLGVDLPRVARQQATEGTEVPSLAQAKPGDLIVTRGGGHIGIYLGDNKMIHAPRPGESVSIRKLFETDATIMTIRRIVPSETPAPAAAKPAAGATKDAAIEQAELTAAVQRALFSTAVNGA is encoded by the coding sequence GTGAGCTTCACCGACATGGCCTCGCGCATCGGTGCGATCCAGGGAACCCTGGCACGCGTCAGCGGCACCACTGCGACGGCGAGCCCGGAACCGTTGTCGACCGGCACCGGCACGGCGGCCACCATGTATGCAGGGGGAACCACGGGCACAAATTCCGCGTTGTCCGCAGCCCCTTCAACCCCTGCGGCCTTCACCCAGGCCCTGCAGGAAGCCATGGCCTCCCCGGCGGTGCCCGCCCCGAAGACGGCGCCCCCGGCACCGGCACCCTTCGTTGCCCCGGGCTCCGGCGCAGCCGTTGCCAAGCCGGATGCTGTGCGCAACGAACCGCAGGCAAGGGCCGGCGGCGTTGCCGGATCGGACGTAGTGGCGGCCGCGAAGAAGTACCTTGGCGTTCCCTACGTGTGGGGCGGCAACAACCCGAAGATCGGCCTTGACTGCTCCTCCTTCGTCCAGCACACCTTCAGGGACCTGGGCGTGGACCTGCCGCGCGTTGCCCGGCAACAGGCCACGGAAGGCACCGAGGTTCCGTCGCTGGCCCAGGCGAAGCCGGGGGATTTGATCGTCACCCGGGGTGGTGGCCATATCGGCATCTACCTGGGGGACAACAAGATGATCCATGCCCCGCGCCCCGGCGAAAGCGTGAGCATCCGCAAACTCTTCGAAACGGACGCCACGATCATGACCATTCGCCGGATCGTCCCCTCCGAAACCCCCGCCCCGGCCGCGGCGAAGCCGGCGGCCGGCGCGACCAAGGACGCAGCCATCGAACAGGCCGAACTGACTGCCGCCGTGCAGCGCGCCCTTTTCTCGACGGCGGTGAACGGCGCATGA
- a CDS encoding flagellar basal body rod protein FlgB codes for MFDSVTSLALESALDGLALRQRAIATNIANVNTPGYHARRVEFESALAKSVSEGNGHVAATTSTSLEPTRLDGNNVNLDTETLSNIDTVLRYQFATQAASGPFNSIRTALRSN; via the coding sequence GTGTTCGATTCCGTCACGTCCCTGGCGCTGGAAAGCGCGCTGGACGGCCTGGCCCTGCGCCAGCGTGCCATCGCAACCAACATCGCGAACGTCAACACCCCCGGCTACCACGCCCGCCGTGTCGAGTTCGAGTCCGCCCTGGCCAAATCCGTGTCCGAGGGCAACGGCCACGTTGCCGCAACCACGTCGACCTCGCTGGAGCCCACGCGCCTTGACGGAAACAACGTGAACCTGGACACCGAGACACTATCCAACATCGACACCGTGCTGCGCTACCAATTCGCCACCCAGGCGGCCTCCGGGCCGTTCAACTCCATCCGCACCGCACTTCGGAGCAACTAA
- a CDS encoding flagellar FliJ family protein, producing MSKGFALSGLLRLRGLQETKAAGELAAANHALRRRTGERNVVRESIAAPEDAPVDSETLLALMAARASTRGMLLELDAVVATLDSDADRAREAHRQARAELKSLEKLADRHEITIRNQALAREQVLLDDLGATNAFEGTSP from the coding sequence ATGTCCAAGGGATTTGCACTGTCCGGCCTGTTGCGGCTGCGCGGCCTGCAGGAAACCAAGGCCGCCGGCGAACTCGCCGCGGCCAACCACGCCCTGCGCCGGCGCACCGGCGAGCGCAACGTCGTGCGGGAGTCCATCGCGGCTCCCGAGGATGCACCGGTGGACAGCGAAACGCTGTTGGCGCTCATGGCCGCCCGTGCTTCCACGCGCGGGATGCTGCTGGAGCTGGACGCGGTGGTCGCGACCCTGGACTCGGACGCGGACCGCGCCCGCGAGGCGCACCGGCAGGCCCGGGCCGAGCTGAAGTCCTTGGAAAAACTGGCCGACCGCCACGAGATCACCATCCGCAACCAGGCCCTGGCCCGCGAGCAGGTACTGCTTGACGACCTGGGTGCCACCAACGCCTTCGAAGGGACCTCACCGTGA
- the fliS gene encoding flagellar export chaperone FliS: MMNPALKRAQLNREAILSASPARLLTMLYDRLLVDLNRAEAAQLAGHWPVASENLVHAQSIIAELISSLNSDLWSGATQLHSIYAFATQLLIDANIKRDPALTRQAITLMEPLRQTWHEAAAAPAAPLAGDEHIG, encoded by the coding sequence ATGATGAACCCGGCTCTCAAACGTGCGCAGCTTAACCGCGAGGCGATCCTTTCGGCCAGCCCCGCGCGACTGCTCACCATGCTCTACGACCGCCTGCTGGTGGACCTCAACCGTGCCGAAGCCGCCCAGCTGGCAGGGCACTGGCCGGTGGCTTCTGAAAACCTGGTGCACGCCCAGTCGATCATTGCCGAGCTCATCTCCTCCCTGAACAGCGATCTCTGGTCGGGGGCCACGCAGCTGCACAGCATCTACGCCTTCGCCACCCAGCTGCTCATCGATGCCAACATCAAGCGCGATCCCGCACTGACCCGCCAGGCCATCACGTTGATGGAACCGTTGCGCCAGACCTGGCACGAGGCAGCCGCTGCCCCGGCAGCACCGCTTGCCGGTGACGAACACATTGGCTGA
- a CDS encoding flagellar hook-basal body complex protein FliE — MDIAPVAGVSPTLPTGYLKPAGTPATDGSAFATALGGAVDSVQSLQATSNDLSIKAVTGDLTDIHAATLASTRAAVALEMVSTFRNRGVEAFNEIMRMQA, encoded by the coding sequence ATGGATATTGCCCCCGTCGCCGGGGTCTCACCGACCCTGCCCACCGGGTACCTGAAGCCTGCCGGAACGCCGGCCACCGATGGCTCGGCCTTTGCCACCGCCCTGGGCGGGGCCGTGGATTCGGTCCAGTCCCTGCAGGCCACCTCGAATGATCTTTCGATCAAGGCCGTGACCGGGGATTTGACCGACATCCATGCAGCCACGCTGGCCTCGACGCGTGCCGCGGTCGCCCTGGAAATGGTTTCCACCTTCCGCAACCGCGGTGTTGAGGCGTTCAACGAAATCATGAGGATGCAAGCCTAG
- the fliF gene encoding flagellar basal-body MS-ring/collar protein FliF, producing MANVPAPVTKALDAVRGFSLAQRTIALIGVAVLVLGTIALVAFMSQPKLTPLFTGLAPEDAAGIVEQLKTDAVPYELTGGGGTILVPEANVYDSRLKAAAAGMPSAGTSGYSLLDDMGVTSSEFQQSITYKRALEGELAMTIGAMDGIKLASVKLAIPEQTVFVDSKTNPTASIFVETKPNVNLSSSQVQSIVHLTSSAVDGLKAEDISVVDSTGKLLSAAGVGLTGGAEKQTADYESRVASVIQGMLDRVVGPGNATVAVAADLSLESAERTEESFTNPEGNPALTESSKEEEYEGSGGAGAGVLGPDNIAVPGGSNGEGTFNSTDTQRTNAVNKVTENRLIPSGTLNRQSVSVALDSAAAQGLDIPEITRMVSTAAGIDTERNDTVNVSVVPFNADAATAAQDALAAAAAAETAARNAALQKNLIIAGVIALALVLATVYALYVRRNKQNREPVDLGEFREFAPLSAAPADVTHPETMAISQVPIPEPVLALATPHHVKRDELSALAASDPAKMADYLRAVMDDRGNE from the coding sequence GTGGCCAATGTTCCAGCGCCCGTGACCAAGGCACTCGATGCCGTGCGCGGCTTTTCCCTGGCCCAGCGCACCATCGCCCTGATCGGCGTCGCTGTCCTGGTCCTGGGCACCATTGCGTTGGTGGCCTTCATGAGCCAGCCCAAGCTGACCCCGCTGTTCACGGGCCTGGCGCCCGAGGACGCCGCGGGCATCGTCGAACAGCTCAAGACCGATGCGGTTCCCTACGAGCTGACCGGGGGAGGGGGCACCATCCTGGTGCCCGAGGCCAATGTCTACGACTCGCGGCTCAAGGCCGCCGCCGCGGGGATGCCCAGCGCCGGAACCAGCGGCTACTCGCTGCTTGACGACATGGGCGTGACCTCGAGCGAGTTCCAGCAGTCCATCACCTACAAGCGTGCCCTCGAGGGGGAGTTGGCCATGACCATTGGTGCCATGGACGGCATCAAGCTCGCTTCGGTCAAGCTGGCCATCCCCGAGCAGACCGTCTTCGTGGATTCCAAGACCAACCCCACCGCCTCGATCTTCGTCGAGACCAAGCCGAACGTAAACCTGTCTAGCAGCCAGGTCCAGTCCATCGTCCATTTGACCTCCTCTGCCGTCGACGGACTCAAGGCAGAGGACATCTCGGTCGTGGATTCCACCGGCAAGCTGCTCTCCGCCGCGGGCGTCGGGCTCACCGGAGGGGCCGAGAAGCAAACGGCCGACTACGAGTCCAGGGTTGCCAGCGTCATCCAGGGAATGCTGGACCGCGTGGTGGGACCGGGCAACGCCACGGTCGCCGTCGCCGCGGACCTCTCCCTGGAATCTGCCGAACGCACCGAGGAATCCTTCACCAACCCCGAAGGAAACCCCGCGCTGACCGAGTCGAGCAAGGAAGAAGAATACGAGGGCAGCGGCGGGGCAGGAGCCGGGGTCCTGGGACCTGACAACATTGCTGTGCCCGGCGGCTCCAACGGCGAGGGAACCTTCAACTCCACCGACACCCAACGCACCAACGCGGTGAACAAGGTGACCGAAAACCGGTTGATCCCCTCCGGCACGCTCAACCGCCAAAGCGTGTCAGTCGCACTGGACTCCGCGGCCGCCCAGGGCCTGGACATCCCCGAAATCACCCGAATGGTCAGCACCGCGGCAGGCATCGACACCGAGCGCAACGACACGGTCAACGTCTCGGTGGTCCCGTTCAACGCGGATGCCGCCACCGCCGCGCAGGACGCCCTGGCTGCCGCAGCCGCTGCGGAGACCGCGGCGCGCAACGCCGCCCTGCAGAAAAACCTGATCATTGCCGGGGTCATCGCCCTGGCCCTGGTGCTGGCAACCGTCTACGCGCTGTACGTGCGACGCAACAAGCAGAACCGGGAACCGGTGGACCTTGGCGAGTTCCGCGAGTTCGCCCCACTGTCTGCTGCCCCCGCAGATGTCACGCACCCCGAGACCATGGCCATCAGCCAGGTGCCGATCCCGGAACCGGTTCTCGCGCTGGCCACCCCGCACCACGTCAAGCGCGATGAACTCTCCGCACTGGCCGCCAGCGACCCGGCCAAGATGGCCGACTACCTGCGCGCCGTGATGGACGACAGGGGCAACGAATGA
- a CDS encoding flagellin: MDKIVNALNGDTNFAKNFTATKNDAGELVVKSTTGAVVDTDTAPGAGLTGVVQGAVGSLDFSTAAGAQAAISAIDIEITGISSARAELGAKQNRFESAINSLNVSRENLQAAESRIRDVDMAAEMVNFTRSNILSQAGTAMLAQANQSNQGVLQLLG; this comes from the coding sequence ATGGACAAGATCGTCAATGCGTTGAACGGCGACACCAACTTTGCGAAGAACTTCACCGCGACCAAAAACGATGCTGGCGAACTCGTCGTGAAGTCGACTACGGGTGCGGTAGTCGACACGGACACAGCTCCGGGTGCTGGACTGACCGGTGTTGTCCAGGGCGCTGTTGGTTCGTTGGACTTCAGTACCGCTGCTGGTGCCCAGGCCGCCATCTCGGCCATCGACATCGAAATTACCGGTATCTCCTCTGCTCGTGCCGAACTCGGCGCCAAGCAGAACCGCTTCGAGTCCGCCATCAACTCCCTCAACGTTTCACGTGAGAACCTGCAGGCCGCAGAGTCCCGCATCCGCGACGTCGACATGGCCGCCGAAATGGTGAACTTCACCCGCTCGAACATCCTGTCCCAGGCCGGTACCGCCATGCTCGCGCAGGCCAACCAGTCCAACCAGGGTGTCTTGCAGCTCCTCGGCTAA
- the fliD gene encoding flagellar filament capping protein FliD has protein sequence MGLALDGLASGLDTTALINSLMQVEAIPQNILKNKVSSTKTMVSALQALNTRVADLATLATKLAKPDSLQLFTTAASSEGLKVTASAGASTGSIDLAVDQLATSQVQVTGAITEWDASEFSITVDGAETTIIAASNSLDDIITAVNASDIGVKAVKVSAGQTSDGTEQYKLQFSATETGAANAFKVSIAGTDVPMTVVREARDAEVTLWAGAGSGVEQKITSSSNTFTGLLPGVDVTVSKVSTEAVTVSVERDSKAASNAASGLVDSLNGLFNFIATNSAVTSGAGGATSGMIFTGDSTARDVKQRIMDAAIMPVDGKSPSEIGISITKDGKLEFDAEKFSKALAEDPARVETVLQTISSRVLAVSTAMSDKHDGMITSRIKGQESMISRLDTQVADWDRRLDSREATLKRIYSSLEVQLSNLNSQQSYLASQLASLPTTQKK, from the coding sequence ATGGGCCTGGCACTCGACGGACTTGCGAGTGGTCTTGACACCACGGCGCTGATCAATTCCCTGATGCAGGTCGAGGCGATCCCGCAGAACATCCTGAAAAACAAGGTTAGCTCGACCAAGACCATGGTTTCCGCCTTGCAGGCGTTGAACACCCGTGTCGCGGATCTCGCCACCTTGGCCACGAAGCTGGCTAAACCGGATTCGCTGCAGCTGTTCACCACCGCTGCCAGTTCCGAGGGTCTGAAGGTGACGGCTTCCGCCGGAGCCAGCACTGGTTCCATCGATCTTGCGGTCGACCAGCTGGCAACCAGCCAAGTGCAGGTAACTGGGGCGATCACGGAATGGGATGCATCCGAGTTCTCCATTACCGTCGATGGTGCCGAGACGACGATCATCGCCGCATCGAATTCATTGGATGACATCATTACCGCTGTCAACGCCTCCGACATAGGAGTCAAAGCGGTGAAGGTGTCCGCCGGCCAGACCTCGGACGGCACTGAGCAGTACAAGCTACAGTTCTCCGCAACCGAGACCGGCGCAGCCAACGCATTCAAGGTTTCCATAGCCGGAACCGACGTGCCGATGACAGTAGTCCGTGAGGCGCGTGACGCCGAGGTCACGCTCTGGGCCGGGGCCGGAAGTGGAGTCGAGCAAAAAATCACCTCTTCCTCCAACACCTTCACGGGGCTGCTACCCGGGGTGGATGTGACGGTTTCAAAGGTCTCGACCGAGGCAGTGACCGTTTCGGTTGAGCGTGATTCCAAGGCAGCCTCAAATGCCGCCTCGGGCCTAGTCGATTCCCTCAACGGGCTGTTTAACTTCATTGCCACTAATTCCGCAGTCACCTCGGGAGCCGGCGGAGCCACCAGCGGCATGATCTTCACCGGCGACAGCACCGCCCGAGACGTGAAGCAGCGCATTATGGATGCGGCAATCATGCCGGTTGATGGAAAGTCACCCTCCGAGATCGGCATCTCGATCACCAAGGACGGCAAGCTCGAATTCGACGCCGAAAAATTCTCCAAGGCCCTGGCTGAGGATCCCGCCCGGGTAGAGACGGTGTTGCAGACCATTTCCTCGCGAGTCTTAGCGGTGTCCACGGCCATGTCCGACAAACACGACGGCATGATCACTTCCCGGATCAAGGGCCAGGAATCCATGATCTCGCGATTAGATACCCAAGTCGCTGACTGGGACCGCCGGTTAGACAGCCGCGAGGCCACGCTGAAGCGGATTTACTCCTCACTTGAAGTGCAGTTGAGCAACCTCAATTCCCAACAGTCCTACCTGGCTTCCCAGCTGGCTTCTCTCCCGACCACGCAGAAGAAGTGA
- a CDS encoding sigma-70 family RNA polymerase sigma factor produces MERQVRNQMVLDNLPLVGYLAAELCAKATHLSREDLASVGAIALITAADSFDDTLGVPFGAYARRRIVGAFADDMRSNDWATRGARKKITETRTVQDSLTAALGRTPTVVELSEALGLDQTATLAILSDSARTVVAIDDTMNDYLSSGIETPEESMLEVERTKVIRDAVAALPENLRVVIERIYFEGSTVKELAAEMGVTHSAVSQRRTAAMKLLHEGLQTRYIPDQASLPESSLSRAATQRREQYLKDFGERVAGGIVRLAGQPAWPSA; encoded by the coding sequence TTGGAGCGACAAGTACGCAACCAGATGGTGCTCGATAACCTTCCGCTGGTAGGTTATCTCGCCGCAGAATTGTGCGCGAAGGCGACGCATCTCTCCCGCGAGGATTTGGCGTCGGTGGGGGCCATTGCCCTGATCACCGCGGCGGATTCCTTCGACGACACCCTCGGGGTTCCTTTCGGGGCCTACGCCCGGCGGCGCATCGTGGGCGCCTTCGCCGATGACATGCGCTCCAACGACTGGGCGACGCGTGGCGCACGCAAGAAAATCACCGAAACACGCACCGTCCAGGATTCCCTGACTGCCGCACTGGGTCGAACCCCGACGGTTGTCGAGCTATCCGAAGCGTTGGGCCTTGACCAGACGGCTACTCTCGCGATCTTGAGCGACTCGGCACGCACTGTGGTGGCGATAGACGACACCATGAACGACTACCTTTCTTCCGGCATCGAGACACCAGAAGAATCAATGCTCGAAGTGGAACGCACCAAGGTCATCCGGGATGCCGTTGCGGCGCTGCCCGAGAACCTGCGCGTGGTCATCGAACGCATCTACTTCGAAGGCTCCACCGTGAAGGAACTCGCAGCCGAAATGGGGGTCACGCACTCTGCGGTGTCCCAACGGAGAACCGCTGCCATGAAGCTGCTTCATGAAGGCTTGCAAACGCGTTACATCCCGGACCAGGCGTCATTGCCCGAATCAAGTCTCAGCAGGGCGGCCACCCAGCGGCGGGAGCAGTACCTCAAAGATTTTGGTGAGCGCGTCGCCGGGGGCATCGTGCGGTTGGCTGGCCAGCCTGCATGGCCCTCTGCATAG
- a CDS encoding flagellar basal body rod protein FlgC → MLDAIGIAGTALTVHRKWLDAVSDNLANVNTATSTDGDAFRARYVLAQAGAENTGVYVAGTELGDAAGRIVHEPDHPLADAEGNVRYPDIDMSEQMGSLIMAQRGYQVNAAVVDRAKETYQAALQIGRNQ, encoded by the coding sequence ATGCTTGATGCCATCGGAATCGCGGGAACCGCGCTGACCGTCCACCGCAAGTGGCTTGACGCCGTTTCCGACAACCTCGCCAACGTCAACACCGCCACCTCCACCGACGGCGACGCCTTCCGGGCCCGCTACGTCCTGGCCCAGGCCGGCGCCGAAAACACCGGGGTCTACGTTGCCGGGACCGAGCTGGGGGACGCGGCCGGGCGCATCGTGCACGAACCGGACCACCCGCTGGCCGATGCCGAGGGCAACGTCCGCTACCCGGACATCGACATGTCCGAACAAATGGGATCGCTGATCATGGCCCAGCGCGGCTACCAGGTCAATGCGGCCGTTGTTGACCGCGCCAAGGAAACCTACCAGGCCGCACTGCAGATCGGACGCAACCAGTAA